tattactatttttatcaGGTTTTCAAAAACAAGGCAGTGGCCATTGCAGCTGCCCATAGAGATAAAGGACGTGGGGATGGTACTGTTGGCATGTTCTCTTGGCTTGTTGTGGCAGCTATTGCTGGGTACAGAATCCTTTCTTATGGCATTGAAACAGAAGTAGTCCCTTACTTTACATTCTCTTCATAGTAATTATATATTGAGGGAGTTTGGaggtttatgtgagagcttTTTTGAGTCAAGACTGGGAGTTAATTAGTGCCTGTCTGGCTATAACATGAGTGATAGTAAAAGTCAGGATTTAGTTTGAACGGGTAGAGGTAGTCCTACCTTCTTATTTATGATTACTAGGTTTTTCTTTGAATAATAACTTCTCAAAATGTCTTATCTTGCAGCTCCTTGAATGTGTTGTTCACAAATCCTATCTGGGTTCTTGTAACTCGTATGCAGGTGCCTTCAAATTTTTGAGTGCTTATATATACTACTGGTttaaaaaacttcaattttagACTAATGTTTTAAGTTAAAACCTTGAAAATGGTGTTTGCATTGATTTATTCTTAGATTCTACTCCAGGGTACTTTGCTGCTCATTTAGTAATTAAAATCTTATAAGAGCAATTAAATTGTTAGCCAAGGTCTCTAACTCATATGGCACACTTTTGACCTTTCCTTCCATAACATTGGGATGGAGGATTGGTTTGAGACTCACtaggtgcatgtgtaacttaccaatagaaaaagaaaaagaaaaaaagagagcaatTAATAGTTAAAGCATGGTCATGCTGCAAACCGCCATTTGCATTTatctatctttattttattttaagtatcATTATGGGATTTCAAGTACATTGTCAGCCTGCTTCATAACTACTgaagcacacacacacacacacacacacacatttgatGGATATGAGAAGGATAATTTTTATGGAATTGAGTGCTTCTATAGAATCTGTTATAACctttaattgatttaattagATTATGGACTCCTCAATACAAGCACTTTAATATGCTTTACAATGCCATAAAGACTCAATGCATgactctttctctcactctcccctgtatcttttatatttttcctcCTTTTATATGGTTTTAGACACACACTCAAGCTGAAAAAAAGATTATGGAGGCAAGAAGGGAGGCTATATTGATGGAAGGTACTGAAAGTGGTTTGATAGAATCaactttgcaagaaaaattGGCTGAACTTGATTCAGAAAAACCTCGTCCATATGGAACTCTACATGCGGTTGGTTCTTCATTcccattttattcttttggttttttggttgcAAGATGACCTATCTTTTTGAATTTATGGTTGCTTCTACATCGATTTCATTAGTGATTCGACCTCTAAGAACACACTTCAAATATTTCAAAGGTGCAAAATGGTACATAATATTATCTCTTCCAGTGCTGAAATAATTCTGTTTTCAGTTAGTTAAAGTTGCAGTAATGAGGCTAAGCAGACTTGTTGCAGGGATATGGTAAACAGGAAGAGTAGTTGCATCTTGagatatattttgaaaaatatcatCTCAGGGAATGGAGTTCCTCTGACAATCTTGCTTTGCTTGCAAGCTAAGCTGTCACGTTTAAGCTCTCAGCCTGAAATCTATGAGTTCTAACTTTATTCACCTAAATAGATCATTGATAGATATAGACTCATAAACGGCTCTCTGATTAATATTCAGATTACTCTGCGGTGCTGTTAAGTCCTCTGCTTGGATTAATTGAACATCAGTGTGGGCCAAGGcctaaattttcaataattgaGATAATAATCTCTCCCAAGTAAAGATACACATTCTGGTATttgaaaattacaacttactatTGACAATTAGAAAATTGAAACATTGATATTCACAAGCTGATACTGGTGTTGACTTGaagattaaattatttaaattgcatgACATTGATTACAGTTTTACAAAGTTGAAGCAACTGTAATATTCCTAGTACCATTTACGTTGAAGCATGAAGCCCGATGAAGGTTTCAATATTTAGTAGAGTAAAACCAACATGTTAAAAAGTATGCGTGTCCATATTGTAATATTCCCGGTACCATTTACGTTGAAGCATGAAGGTTTCAATATCTATTAGAGTAAAACCAATATGTAAAAAGTATGCGTGTCCATATTTTGGAGCTTAGGTTAGCATGGCTTGGGATGTGTCAGATCAAGAGAGTTGTCACATAAAGCAGAAGGTTGTCAGCTTTCTATTGATTTTACCATTTGACACGAAAATGTTCTGGAgagcatttaaattttttaataatgagtTCTTTGAAGTCTAAATATTACTTGGTAAATCTTTTCcatttattatttgaattatttaatGGGTCAAATGAACCGGTGGTTAGATATATTTTTAGGTTTGTTTTCCTAGTGCCTGAGGAATCTATCATTCTCTCTTGTGTGCCACTTATTTAGGCTataaactccaaaattttaacATCATATCAACCTAACAAACCTCATGATATTTGTAAATGACATGtcattagggttttttttagaaatagtttttGCTAAATTAAGTTTCTTGGAACCATTAAATTTCCTTGTATGctgtaaaatgaaaattagaGTTCAATATTCATCAATAATATTTCTATGagaatttctctttcttcttgtggattataaagtttttttgtgtggattcTAGGTTTTTATAGAGTTTAGTGAGGTTCCTTCctcaattttcatgattttttaggTAGTATCAGATCTTGGTTAGCATGGACTGGTAGCCAAACAGCAAAGCTGATGACAACTAATTTGTTGAAGACAATCAAGGATATAGGCTATTTAAGCTTTTATGAAAGTTTAAAAGGTGGCATTACGATCCATTGGATGGCCTTATTGGTCAAGAATTATGCAAATAGGAATAGTGGAAGCAATAGGAAAAGTCGTACTGAAGATTTCACTCACAGTCAACTTCTTGACGTGTTCCTAGACATGACAAAATTTCATTCTTTGATGAGATACAAcaaaagccttagtcccaaaaaattggtgacaacaacaacaatgaagCCCTAGTCCCAAAACTTTGGGTCAGTTATGAATCCTCAACAAACTAATCAAAGCCAGCCATATGTATTCTTCTCTACCAATATATCTTATCCAAAATTATACCCTCTGTTACTCCCTTAGTTAATATGTTGTTATTACTCCTCTTACTCGTGTTATTTAggtcttcctctctctctctctctctctttctctctctctcttcatttccTTAACTTGAATAAAATCATTCTCccttatttgtttattaattgCTCTTCTTTGCAAATGACCCTATCATCTGAAcaactcttcattattatttcatCAATAGGAGCTACCATTATCTTTAAACgaatttattcattttgtaCCCTGTCTTTCCTTGTATTTCCACTTATCCACAATCACTATCCCCATTTACTGCTGTGAGAATTTTCCTTAAAGATGCAATACATCAAAAAATTGCTACCTTCATTTTTCAGATAGCCTTCCACTAAGGAAAATCAGAACTAGTAGTCCTTCTCAAAACCTTACATGTCGATGGTAGAATTACCATTTCTATTTAGTTTCCAATACTCCTTATCTTCCTTCCCAATACGGATCCTAaccatataaaataaataaaaaagggcaCTGGCTGACTCCAATTCCCAATCTTGAATTGGCCTCGTAAAATAGGATTCCATGCATTGCTCCACCTATAACATCTATATAATAATCACACACGTTTGCAGTTTTATCCATTAGAATCTgaaaaagtttattaaaaagaattttgacACCTCATCTACACATCATATTATCATGCTGAAAACTCACTCTTTCATCGTCACCAATGATAAATCTAACAAATTTGGAGAAATAATCCCATAGCTTTAATGCATTTCCACTCCCGCCCCATGCATAGTACGTGAAGAGGAGTATTGAGAGATCCATGAAGAGGATAAAGTTAATCTTGTGTGCAATACATTAAAGATTGTTATGGCAGAATGGTGTTATGAAATATAAGGTGATTCAAGTAAGTACAAAATTCATTCTTagcaaagaatgaaaaaaaaagtcttttcaatttctttttccttgtattattatttaaatattatataaaaaacacGTGGGGATTATGGGCAAGTGAATTCATATAAAGGGGATTATATTGGAAATCTTCACTCACGCACCAAATCAAGATTATTGACCAAAAACTTTGTATGTAAATGAGTTATGCATTCAgccatcaaaataaaatattatagaagATCAAGTCTTACCAAAGTCTGAAGAAGGCTTGTCATAAATGGAAGGTTGTAAATTATAATGACATCATGGAGAAAAAGATGGAGGTTATTGAGAAGATTCATGAAGATTTTGCTATAGAAAAAGATCATGATATTGAGATTGTTGAGAACATTGCAAGATTTTATTGAAATCAAGTCCTTAGGTATGCCTATAAACCTACAAGCCCAAGGATCTGATTGATTTTGCTAACATAGTATCACATCATATTGATTCTGTCAGGGTTGAAAGATCTAATTTGGTTGTTGAATCCAATTTGATGGATCTTCTCAATTTCGAATTCTAGTTTAACTCAACTAATGGATTGTAAGTTTGGCAAGAAGATGAAAGGATTAGGATGCAGCTcaaaatgtttattttgttggtTGGGAAAAATTCAACTGTCACTTTTGAATGATAATTTGAGGACaggtttgtttcaagtggaagGGTATGAGGAAAGATGTATGCATCATTGgaagctttttctttttacttttaaaatatgtaatttttggaataagtttttgttttcttgatttAGTTGTTTTTAGGTTTCCCTATTTAAAGTCAGAGTTCTTTTATGATATTGTATTAATTGGTTTTACTTAGAAACTAAATTTTCTTGTCCTATGTTAGAATAAAAATTGCGGCTTAGTAGTCATCAATAATATTTCTTTGTTCCAGAGTTTttcttgtggattcaaggatTTTATAGCGTTTAGCTCTGTATTTGCCCTTCTTGTTCTTTCAAGCTTTGTCATTAACCTCTTACCCTTCATTGCACTAGTGctttggtttttatatttttttttatccattattgatttttatattgCTTCTTCTTACTGTTCTACATGTGCATTACTGGCTAGGCATGTGAGGTTTATAACGAAGCAGGAATTACTGGATTCTGGAAGGGAATTGTTCCAACACTTATTATGGTTAGCCTTTATGGGTAATTGAATAAACTCAACATGCACAATTGAATTACTTCAGGTGTAATGAGTAATCTTGTTTTCAGGTGTGCAATCCTTCAATTCAGTTCATGATTTATGAGAGCTCGTTAAAACATCTAAGGGCAAAGCGTGCTACAAACAAGCAGGGATCAACAAATGTAGCTGCTTGGGAGGTATAAGATCCCTTTCAAATGTTTTGAGTTGGAAGATGCAAAGTACCTTCTTTTGCTAATGGGTCtcattttttgtcattttatggAATtaagcccccccccccccccctggcCACAAAAAgaaactttctctctctatatctGTCTCTTAATTTTAATTCTCTTGTGAAAAGGTTTTTCTATTAGGGGCCATTGCAAAGCTGGGAGCAACTGTCTCAACGTACCCCTTGTTAGTTGTCAAGGTGAAGTAAACCACTAGTCTGCTTTGTAATATTACTCTGTTGAgcaagataaagaaaaaagttcTTCATATAAAGTTGGTTTGGCTGAAAAGTCTTCTGTATCATATTATCTTATATCAGATTGAAATAAAACTCTGAACAcgttcatttattttatttaaatttgtattacTTACCTTTCCATTAGGCTTGTCAATCAaaacattgaatttttttcattacttgGCATCCAGACTGCCATAGTACGCTTTTGCAATAACTTCTCCAATTTGAAGCTTCTTGATTGTGTCACTTCAAATGCCTATGCAGTCGAGGCTGCAAGCAAAGCAGGAGATTGGTGGGAATATCTCATTAAGATACTCAGGTTTGCATTTCAATGAAGAGCCATATTGTTCTTTTCAATTTCCCTCCAAAAATTTTCAGTATGTGGTCTTCATTCTCATTGTTATCTTCAGACTGCTAGCTTGGtccatatataaaataatacacCAAAATTGAATGATGGATTGAGCTTCTTCTGTCAGGTGGTACACTTATTTCTAATTTTGCCAGAGATGTTAGTATGACAATTGGCTgactataattttttcattttatatatatatatatatatatatatatacatatatatatatatatatatatatatatatatatatatctggtCTGGGGCATTACTTATATTATGGATGGGCTTGTTGGGTTTCAGTTTTGAAGAGGCGAGGCAAGACGATTTTTGTCATTAATAATTTGGATCATAATGGTCTGTCCAAGTTAATAAATGGATTACACAAGATTTGCTTAATCAATTGGTTTGACCTTTCTATTGTCCTTGGTTGTCCAAaaatttgatgtgttttttaaaatatcctACAAAATTGATCAATTAGATTATAAATTATGGTAGGATAACAAAGCACTACCTTCTCTTACATTACGAGAataaaaattgttgcaatatcCCAAACCAGGGAGAGGTTGTTGTAAGATCATCAAACATAAGGGAGGATGCAGTAATTTTCTTTGGTCAGGCACTAGATGCTTGAAATACTTctatgataaaaattaaaatttactaGTCAttgaaagttatatatatatatatatatatatatataaaatttcaaaattgattcTGGTAGAGTAATATTGGCTATGCTGGTATTTATTAGGCTTAGGCTACATTCTAAATCTGTTTAATGAGAAATATTAAATTGTAATGTTTAGTGAGATTTATACACAACAACAAACCCTTATTAGTCTCAAAACTTTGAGGTCAATTATGGATTCTCAATAGACTAATCAAGGTCGGTCACATGTATTTCTTCTGCTATTCCGTCCTATCCAAAATCATACTCTATGTTACCGCTTTAATTAGTATGTATTGGTTTGGTAATAGCTATGATATATTTTGGCTGAAATGGTATGGTCTTTATAACTTTGGTATACGCACAAATCTAAGTATTCAAGGATGTGAAGATAGAAGAAGATGACAGGTGAAGGAAATACTATTGGAACAACTCTGTACTTGATAATGAGCTGTAAATTACAACTGTGTATTTGTGTAGGTAAGAATTATCATGGTTTTGTATTCTCAAGATTTTTCCCCTAAAATTATTGGGATTTGAGTGCCCCCACTGTCTTTCTACTTCTATGTAATTTCTCAAGTGGGGATAATCATATAAAAATGGCTGACCAACCCTTGTACTGATTAGACATACCATTATTTACTAGTATTATTAATTGCAAAATATTTCCTAGTTCACTGTGATTCCATTCAGTCCTTATGTGTTCAGCTTCATGTTGGTGTTCCAATTATTCAACAACAGATGACCTTGATTCTTGGGGGAACAAAAGGGAACAAAATTACCTAGCAGACAGagagagaattttaaatttcagcTTTAAGAAGCACAATTTTTGCTATTCTCTACATTTTAAATGTAAAGAGACCATTAGTTCTTATGGTATGTAGAATTTTAACTGATATCTTTGTAGCACAGGTACTCTTGATGCAATCATTAAAATGATCCGCTATGAAGGATTGCCTGGCTTTTACAAGGGAATGAGCACTAAGATAGTACAGAGTGTTTTTGCAGCTTCTGTACTTTTCATGGTCAAGGAGGAACTTGTCAAGGCATACATGCTGCTAGCACATAAAAGCCAGAAAGTAATATATAGCTTAAAGAAATGACCACTTCACTGAGGGATAACTCTTgtccttgtggttttcctctttGTTTACAAGTTGCTCCAAATGGTGACAcagggttttattttttgaatattatttttttaataagaaaaagtgaaacaaaaaatagtgATGGAGGTTATTATTAATCCATGATGCACAAATTGGCACTAAAGGCCTGTCTGAAGCTTGTGCACCTAATGACACttcatatttttctctctttgtattatttttcctttttctcctttcacttttttttaaaaatgatgtcTAGTAATGTGGTCTGGTTACTATGTTACTTGGGACAAATTGATTTTGAAGTTAAACTATGGAATTAGTGAAATTAGTTATGGACAATGTGATTTAATGATATTCAATTTTAGGGATGATTCAACCATCAGAATTTGAGAAATGGATCTGatgatattatttatgtaatctGGCACAGCCCTAGTTATTTTCAGAGAATTTTTACGAATTATTGAGAATGACCTTAAGTCTCCTTGGTGCATAGCATTTAGAAACAGGAATAATGGGGGGTTTTCCCCCCTTTATGCCTTCATGGTGCGTGCCTGAGCTTGAAGGGTCTGTCTTAAAGAACAGATTATTTGAAATAGCATTTTACTTGTCTGCATTTGCTTCCTGATCTTATCATGATGTTCTAGTAAACAAACTTAATGTCAAGAACCTCTTAAATTAGTGACATTGTTTGTTTTCCTTTATGAGGAGAATCAAGATTTGTATCCTCTCTTTCTCATTattgtaactatcgaattacaattatttttttttaagaagaagaagaaagcaaacaaaCTTGATGGTTGATTTTAAAAGAGCATTGTCCCAAGATAGAGCTTTTGAGAACTTTGATGGCTTTTTATTTATGACTTGAGTTAGTTacaagattttgtttttattttattttggactttttattattttcggGGATTTAATAACTTTATTTGCCATTGGTCATGCagttaaattcatattataagGGTTTGAATTGTGCCATCCATCCTCATCCATGCTAAACAAGTGCACTTTGTTATATAATTCATGTTATAAAGCTATGACTAAGTTTGTTTCCACGTCCATAGAATTGTTTTGTCCAGAACTTTCTTCTCTCAGATAATGATTCTCATTTGTAGCCAGAGATAAAACAATGAGAGGCCAATTTTATTCTATCCATCAAATAACTGGTCAATATTATCTTGTAAAATGGCCATAACAAAgtgttaataaataaaagtctTTAGGCAGtctacaaattaaattaaactaatttCAAATGCTGTATGGAATGTAATACAATGGTTTTGACATCCATGCATGCCTACACGTTCCTGTAAGAGAGCTATGAAGCAACAATTTGTTTACATGACAAACTTAATTTGAAGAACTTTCCTGCTCAACCCCATATACACATTTTTACATCCCAGAActgatttttacttttttcattttatcaattgaaggtatttatttattttgataagtattGATAGTATTTAAGTATGGGAAGAAGATAGTGGcaggcatttttttttaatcaaggtTGACATGAAATATATTAACATACATCTTCCACCCCACCCAAAAACTGTTTCAATTGTCACAAGGTTGTAGCAGAAGCAGTTGCCGGAATCCGGAGTACTTGTTGCAGTAAGCGTGCAGCAAGACGTTGAGTGATGCCACCAATAACACGACCCCCTAGACTGCGTGCCTCAGGTTGCTGAAGCACCTGCTCACATATGCTTCAACAATTAgctttaaaaacaaatataaataagtttttcTAAGATATTAATACATAGATAGCATTTGTGTTATAATATGATGATTCTAATCTAAGTGCTAGAAGGATAAAATTCTAAAAGATTTACTTAATCTAACTTTTTGACGTGCAAAAGATGAGAATAGATCTATGTTTTACaagtaacaaaataaattagatgCCTTGTTCATAGGAGGTGAAAGCCACAAACTCAccaatagagaaaagaaagaatgatcCAATATAGAAGTATGTTCTTTAGGTTAGCCTATATGTATATCTGCTAACAAAGCACATAGTAATTGACCACTTTTTGTGGATTTTCACGGAAGATACAGTAATGACTAATGACACTAAAATACATGTGGCCGACCCTTTTCAGTTTGTTAATGATTCATAGCCAACCTAAAAATTTTGGAACTAAGGCTAAGTTGTTGTTGTAATAAATTTAGTTTGAAgtctaattaaaattaaattaatgattTGGCCATTTTTCAAAAGCCTTGGATTAGAATTCTTTGTAGTCATCACCACATCTAATCTTTAGCTATCAACCAAACTTGAAGACCTAGATCCTtgccatcccccccccccccccccctcccctctcACTTCCAAAGTCTATTCAAGCTACTTGATTGATGTAGGCAAGAAAAGGCTCAAAAAAGCTAAGTTCACTTATTAAATCATCTAAAAAATAGGAGTTAAGGGAGATAAATTGCAGATAATAGGATATATGTTTAAAGTTCGGTAAAAAGGGTTGTGATGGTAATAAATGTCTTAATCATCAAGTGAATTTGGCAATGGAAGATAATGGAACATGAAGCCTATGTGCTGATGACAAAGCTAACAAATCACATTAAAACAATTCTAGTGATACATATGGAGAACTATTATGCCCACTAGATATAAGTTTTAGGGATTGCTGTGTGTCCTAATTATTAATGGTGGAAGCTTCAAAAGTTTAGGATTTGTTATCTTTTACCATTGGCGTGTTCTAGTGTGGTTATTCCCCTTTTCAACTGTTTTGATGCTTATgaagcatttaaaaaataaaaaatatatgtttatgaAACTATTATTCTCAATAATATATCCAACCAAAACTAGGaagagttaataaaaaaaaagacaatcaTGCTGCAAACTATGGTTCCTACCTGTAAAATAGGCTGTAAAAGTGCTggatcaaaattttcagaagatTGCAAAAGAAACCATATCCTTAACACTTGATCTCGAAGCCCTATCATGCTTTCCCGTTCAGTGTCACTCATCATAAGAGGTCCAGTTGCATTACCATTAAACATTAGGGTCCTCATAAGATCAGGGATAGAATTGTAGGTATCCATAACTGTGCCTAAAACAAAAGCTTCATTAACACGGACTGCTTCTTTAATGACTAAATTCCTTAGCTCTTCACCATCTGGAGCCAACAATAGCTTCAAAACTGGTTGTAAAGCATCTTTTGCAGAAAaatctctatctttttttcCCTGTACCAGTAGATTTTCAAGTCTATTCCACCTGGAATGagccaaaataaaaacttgGTTTCAGGTGGGTCTATAAAACCAAACAACATCCAATCAAAGCAGAAGAAGTATAAAGTTAAGATAGAAACAAAGAGGCATGCCTAAACTTCCCG
This genomic stretch from Castanea sativa cultivar Marrone di Chiusa Pesio chromosome 1, ASM4071231v1 harbors:
- the LOC142641673 gene encoding peroxisomal nicotinamide adenine dinucleotide carrier-like isoform X2, which encodes MSNNSNAVANGLAGAGGGIIAQIITYPLQTVNTRQQTERVAKKGLRNSHGNLPTSKQPPPGTLRQILQVIRTEGWGGLYSGLKPSLFGTAASQGIYYYFYQVFKNKAVAIAAAHRDKGRGDGTVGMFSWLVVAAIAGSLNVLFTNPIWVLVTRMQTHTQAEKKIMEARREAILMEGTESGLIESTLQEKLAELDSEKPRPYGTLHAACEVYNEAGITGFWKGIVPTLIMVCNPSIQFMIYESSLKHLRAKRATNKQGSTNVAAWEVFLLGAIAKLGATVSTYPLLVVKSRLQAKQEIGGNISLRYSAQVLLMQSLK
- the LOC142641673 gene encoding peroxisomal nicotinamide adenine dinucleotide carrier-like isoform X1; translation: MSNNSNAVANGLAGAGGGIIAQIITYPLQTVNTRQQTERVAKKGLRNSHGNLPTSKQPPPGTLRQILQVIRTEGWGGLYSGLKPSLFGTAASQGIYYYFYQVFKNKAVAIAAAHRDKGRGDGTVGMFSWLVVAAIAGSLNVLFTNPIWVLVTRMQTHTQAEKKIMEARREAILMEGTESGLIESTLQEKLAELDSEKPRPYGTLHAACEVYNEAGITGFWKGIVPTLIMVCNPSIQFMIYESSLKHLRAKRATNKQGSTNVAAWEVFLLGAIAKLGATVSTYPLLVVKSRLQAKQEIGGNISLRYSGTLDAIIKMIRYEGLPGFYKGMSTKIVQSVFAASVLFMVKEELVKAYMLLAHKSQKVIYSLKK